A part of Oligoflexus sp. genomic DNA contains:
- the rpsO gene encoding 30S ribosomal protein S15, translated as MALSKAETSEIVQKFAKKPGDTASPEVQIALLTRRLQTLNGHFKVHEKDHHSRLGLMKLVGQRKRLLTYLKNKDTNAYKNLISELGLRK; from the coding sequence ATGGCTTTGAGCAAAGCTGAAACCTCTGAAATCGTTCAAAAATTCGCCAAGAAACCCGGCGACACCGCTTCCCCAGAAGTGCAAATCGCTTTGCTGACTCGCCGTCTGCAGACCTTGAATGGTCACTTCAAAGTGCATGAGAAAGATCATCACTCCCGTTTAGGTCTGATGAAACTCGTTGGTCAGCGTAAACGTCTTCTGACTTACCTGAAGAACAAAGATACCAACGCTTACAAGAATCTCATTTCTGAACTTGGCCTGCGCAAATAA